The genomic window CTTCTGGTACGCCAGCGTCGGCGGGATCAGGTCGTGCTGGTTGACCGGCGCGGCGGCCGGGCCCTGCGGGTGCTTGCCGCCCACCGTGACGGTCGGGCCGCTCACCGCGTCGGCGTCGTTCTGCAGGCACTTGAACGCGTACGAGCCGCTGCCCAGGTCGACGGTCATCGGCCGGGTCGTCCCCGGCGCCAGACCCTCCACCTCGCCGTAGATCTTGCCGGTACGCGGGTCGGTGAGGTCGACCTCCGAGGCGGTGCTCGACGCGTTGTGCAGGTCGAAGACCTGCGTTCCGGGCTGCGGCCGGCTCCAGCCCCGTCCGCAGGTCCCGGTCGAGACCTCGATCGCGGTGTGCCGCAGCCCGTCGGCCGGGCCCTTGGCCGCGCCCTTGGCGTCGGTCCGGGTGCTCCCGTCGCCCGCCCCGGCGACCACCACGGTGGCGGTGATCGCGCAGGCGACCACGAGTACGGCGGCCGCCGCCTGCCACCTGCGGGTGAAGCGCGTCCGGGGGGACGAGGGCGGGTGCGGCGTTATGCCGTCAGGTTCGGCGGACACACCGGACCTCCAGTTCCGTGCGGTGGATCGGGGGTGCGGCTCATGCTAAGCACCGTATGGCGCGGCCATGCGGTTGGCAGTGGGGTGGGAATCCACAATTCCGCGCCAGTTCACCACGCGGTCATCTAAGGGCACCCTTACCGGCCCCTGGGCGCCCGCCTCCCGCGACGGCCGCGCACCGCCGCACCCCTGCGCGCTCAGCCGTGGACGGGCGGGACCGTGAACGCGACAGGGGAGCATGGCTGCACGGGCGCGACCGGTCACCACGGCGCCACCGAGCGGCCCGGAGGGGGTCAGCAGGTCAGCAGCCCCGCGTTCTGCTTGGCCGTCAGCACCCGCCGCAGGCTGTCGGACACCGAGCTGCGCAGCGCGGCGTCCTGCGGCATCCGGCTGAGCACCGCCGCGGTCATCGGCGCGATGTCGCTCGGTTTGACGGTGAGCAGCAGGTTGCCGCCCGCCTTGAAGAAGTCCACCGCCCGCTGCGCTGGCGTGTGGTCGCTCACGGCGACGGCCGCGCCGAGGTCGTCGGAGATGACCGCGCCCTTGAAGCCGAGCGAGCCGCGCAGCAGGTCGCGGATCACCGTGGAGGAGAAGGCCGCCTGGGTGTTCGGGTCGATCCGGGAGTAGATCGCGGAGGACACCATCACGAACGGCGTGCCGGCCTTGACTGCGCTGCGGAACGGCTCGAGGAACGCGTCGGTGCGGGTGGTCGTGGAGTCCGTGACGCCGAGGCTGAAGTCGGTGTTGCCGGTCACCCGGCCGAGGCCCGGGAAGTGCTTGGCGGTGGTGATGACACCCGCCTGGAGCATGCCGCGCAGGAAGGCGGTGCTGTGGGTGGCCACCGTCGACGGGTTGGTGCCGTATTCGCGCTGCAGCTTGCCGATCGGCGCGTTGACGTTGACCAGGTTCGGCGGCACGGTGTCGGCGACCGGCGCGAGATTCATCGTCACCCCGGCGGCCCGCAGCTGCTGGCCCCAGGTCCTCGCGTCCTTCTGCAGGGTGGGGGCCGGCAGCCGCCCCTGCCGCAGTGCGGCCGGGATGGTGCTGAAGCCGTGGCCGCCGAGCACCTGGACCTGGCCGCCCTCCTGGTCGGTGGAGATCAGCATCCTGACGGTGGCTCCCTTCACCGACGGCGCCAGCTTCCTGACGGTGTCGGTGACCTTCTTGATCCCTGCCGTGCCGGCGGTCGTGTGGCCCATCAGGAACACCGAGCCGACCCGGCCGCCGGTGATCGCGGCGGCCTGGGAACCGGTCATCCCCGAGGTGCTCACCGCGCTCATGAACAGCTGGCCGACCTGCTCCGCCTGGCTCATGCCGGCGACCGCCCGGTTCACGCAGCTGGCGGGCTTCACGGTGGTCGCCGGGGGCGGCACGGCGGTGGTGTGCGAGGCGGAGGGGGAGCCCGACATCGTGGTGCCGCTCGGGCTGCCGGGCGTGGTGGTGGCGGGGGAGGAGCCGGGGGCGGTCGCCGAGGAGGTGCTGCCGGAGGAGTTTGAGTCGCCGTCGCCGCACGCGGTCAGCCCCGTGGTGGCAGCGGCCAGCAGGCCGAGCACGAGCCCGGCGCCGCGGACACCGCCGAAGGCGCCGGCCAGCAGGCCCCCGGGCGATCCGGCGCGGGTCGGCGCGCGACGCGGTCGCGGGGCAGCGGGGGAACGGGTCGGCTGGCGCACGGCGGGACCTCACACCTCATCGGTCGTCCGGAAGGGCCGGAATCAGCGGTTGCGTCTCCCTTTCTTCCTGCCACCCGAGACACCAGTCATCTCATGTGAAGAAAAGAAACCCTCGTGAGTGGATCAGGATGCCCCCTGTCGGCCCTGTCGCGCATCTTACGAGTCCGGCCGGTCGCGACCCGCCCGGGTCGCACGCACTGCCGTACGCACGGTGCTTGACGGTGCGCAAGGCCCGGGGCGAGCATGTGGGAGCGCTCCCACAAGCGGGTGGACGATGGCCGGCCGCCCGCCTGCGGGCGCGCTCCCCCCACCACGACCATCGCCCTCCCAGGAGGACGCGTGCCCATATCCGGAACACCGCCCGTGCGCGCGATGCGCCGCGTCCGGGCCGCGGCGGTCACCGCCGTCGCCGCCCTGCTACCGCTGGTGCTGGCAGCCACCGCGGGCGCGCCCGCGGCCCGCGCCGCGTCCGCCGCCCCCGCCGCGGCCGGCGGCTACAACTACGCCGAGGCCCTCCAGGACTCGATGCTCTTCTACGAGTCGCAGCGCTCCGGCAAGCTGCCCGCCGACAACCGCGTCTCCTGGCGCGGAGACTCCGACCTCACCGACGGCGCTGACGCCGGCATCGACCTGACCGGCGGCTACCACGACGCCGGCGACGAGGTGAAGTTCGGCTTCCCGATGGCGTTCTCGATGACGATGCTCGGCTGGGGCGGCATCGACGAGGCGGCCGGCTACAGCAAGAGCGGCCAGAACACCTTCCTGCTGCGCAATCTGCGCTGGGGCGACGACTGGCTGCTCAAGGCGCACCCCTCGGCCAACGTGCTCTACGGGCAGGTGGGCGACGGCGGCAGCGACCACTCCTTCTGGGGCCCGCCCGAGGTCAACCCGGAGCCCCGGCCCTCCTTCAAGATCGACGCCTCCTGCCCCGGCTCCGACCTCGCGGGCGAGTCGGCCGCGGCGCTCGCCTCCTCCTCCATGGTCTTCAAGTCGACCGACCCGACCTACGCCGCGACGCTGCTGACCAACGCCAAGCAGCTCTACACCTTCGCCGACACCTACCGCGGCACCTACGACAAGTGCGTGACCGCCGCCCAGGGTTACTACAACTCGTGGAGCGGCTACTGGGACGAGCTGGTCTGGGGCGCGCTGTGGCTCTACCGCGCCACCGGCGACAGCACGTATCTGACGAAGGCGGAGACGTACTACGCCCAGCTGCCGAAGATGAACCAGACCACCACCCCCGAGTACAACTGGACGCTGGCCTGGGACGACAAGTCCTACGGGGACTACGTGCTGCTCGCCGAACTCACCGGCAAGCAGACCTACGTCGACGACGCCGAGCGCTGGCTCGACTGGTGGACCACCGGCGTCAACGGCCAGAAGGTGGCCTACTCACCCGGCGGCGAGGCCTTCCTCGACACCTGGGGCTCGCTCCGCTACTCCTCCAACACCGCCTACGCGGCACTGCAGTTCGCCGACTGGCTGAGCGCGCAGGGCAAGGACGCTGCCAAGGCGCAGACGTATCACGACTTCGGCGTCCGGCAGATCGACTACGTGCTCGGCGACAACCCGGCCAAGGAGAGCTACGAGATCGGCTTCACCAACTCCGGCAGGAACACCAAGTGGCCGCAGAATCCGCACAGCCGGGCCGCGCACGGCTCCTGGTCGCAGTCGATGACCGAACCCGCCGGGACCCGGCACCTCGACTACGGCCTGCTGGTCGGCGGTCCCGGCTCCGCTGACGACGGCTTCTCCGACGAGCGGTCCAACTACGGCGAGACCGAGGGGGCGTTGGACTACAACGCGGGCTTCTCCGGTGCCCTCGCCGCGCTCACCGACGAATACGGGGGCACCGCGCTGGCGAACTTCCCGCCGAAGGAAACCCCCGACGGGCCCGAGGAGTTCCTGCAGGCCGCGGTCAACGCGGCGGGCACGAACTTCTACGAGATCAAGGCGCAGGTCGTCAACAAGTCCGGCTGGCCGGCCCGCCACCTCACACACGGCAGCTTCCGCTACTACTTCACCCTCGACTCCGGCACCAGCCCCTCGCAGGTCACCGTGACCTCGGCGTACAACCAATGCCTGGCGCCAGGCGCGCCGACCCGGTTCTCCGGCAACGTCTACTACGTGACGATCAGTTGCGAGGGCCAGGACATCGCCCCTGCCGGGCAGTCGGCCTTCCACCGCGAGGTGCAGTTCCGGCTGACCTTCCCCGGGGCGCACGACCCCTCCGGCGACTGGTCCTACCAGGGGGTGTCCAAGGTGCCGGGGTCGACCCCCGTCACCGTCGACGACATGGTCCTCTACGACGGTTCCACCGCGGTGTGGGGCACCGCGCCCAGCGGCTCGGGCACCACCGACCCGCAGGCGACCCCGCCGGGCGCCCCGGGCACCCCCACCGCCTCGGCCGTCACCGGCACCTCGGTCACCCTGACGTGGCCGGCCGCCACCCCGGGCAGCCTGCCGCTGGCCGGCTACCAGGTCTACGCCGACCGGGGCGCCGGGCCGGTGCTCGTCGGGACCACCACCGGTACGAGCCTGGTGGTCAGCGGGCTGACCGCGGGCACGGCCTATGCCTTCACGGTGAAGGCAGCCGACACCGCGGGGAACCTGTCCGCGGCGTCCCCGGCGGTGTCGGTGACGACGACCACGACCACGACGCCGCCACCGACCGGCGGGGCGGCATGCACCGCCGTCTACCGGGTGACCAACTCCTGGTCGGGCGGCTTCCAGGCGGACGTCCTGGTCACCAACACCGGCAGCGCGGCACTCAACGGGTGGACGCTGACCTTCACTTTCGGCGGCGACCAGAAGATCGGCAGCGGCTGGAACGGCACGTTCACCCAGTCCGGCCAGAAGGTCACGGTGACCAGCCCCTCCTACGCCCCCCAACTACCCACCGGCGGCACGGTGGACCCCGGCTTCACCGCCACGTACACCACCAGCAACACCGCCCCGACAGCCTTCACCCTCAACGGCACCCGCTGCACCTAGCCCCCACCCCCCACGACGGCGGGAGGGCCGCAACGCCACAGCAAGTGGCACCCCCTGAGGGGCGCGAGGAACCGCGCTCGCCCCCCAAGGGCGGGAGTGAGGCCACCCGGGTCACCCGGGGGTGATGGAAGCGAGGCGACACGCCAGGTAGCGGCGTTCCGTCGCGGTCGGGGCCAGTGCGAGGGCCTCGCGGTAGGCGGACTCGGCCTCGCGGCGGCGGCCGAGCCGCCGCAGCAGGTCGGCCCGGGTGGCGGGCAGCAGGTGGTAGGACGCCAGCTCGCCGCCCGAGGCGATCGCGTCGACCAGCGCGAGCCCGGCCTCCGGGCCCTCGGCCATCGCGACGGCCACCGCCCGGTTCAGCTCCACCACGGGCCCCGGCGCCATCCGCGCCAACTCGCCGTAGAGCAGCGCGATCTGCGCCCAGTCCGTGGCCGCCGCGTCCACCGCTTCCGCGTGGCACGCGGCGACCGCCGCCTGCACCTGGTAGGGGCCGGGCCGCCGCTCGGCCAGCGCCGCCTCCAGGACGGCGGTGCCCTCGGCGATCTGCCGCCGGTCCCAGCGGGAGCGGTCCTGCTCGTCCAGCGGCACGAGATCGCCCGCCGCGTCGGTCCTGGCCGCGTACCGCGCGTCGTGCAGCAGCATCAGCGCCAGCAGCCCGGCCGCCTCGGGCTCGCCGGGCAGCAGCGCGGCAAGCAGCCGGGCGAGCCGGATCGCCTCCGCGGTGACCCTGCGCTGGTCAGGGCCCTCCGCCCCGGGCGCGTAACCGGCGTTGAAGAGCAGGTAGAGCACGGCGAGCACGGCCGCGGTGCGCTCGGGCAAAAGCTCGGGCGGCGGCACCCGGAAGGGGATGCCGGCGTTCTTGATCTTGTTCTTGGCCCGGGTCAGCCGCTGCGCCATCGTGCCCTCGGGCACCAGGAAGGCGCGGGCGATCTCCGCGGTGCTCAGCCCGGTCAGGGTGCGCAGCGTCAGGGCGACCTGCGCGGGCAGCGGCAGCGCGGGGTGGCAGCAGGTGAAGATCAGCCGCAGCCGGTCGTCGGGCACCGCGTCGTCCGGCGGCAGCTCGTCCGGTGGCGCGGGCCGCACCGGCTCGGGGGCGAGCCGGGCCGCCTCCCGGAGCTTCACGCTCTCGTTGGCCGCCCTGCGCAGCCGGTCGAGCGCCCGGTTGCGCGCCGTGGTGGTCAGCCAGGCACCGGGCCGGCGCGGCACTCCGTCGCGCGGCCAGCGCTCCAGCGCCCGCTCGAACGCGTCCTGCGCGCACTCCTCCGCCAGGCTCCAGTCGCCGGTCTGCCGGATCACCGCCGCGACGACCCGGCCCCACTCCTGGGACCAGGCCGTGGCGACAGCCTCCTTCACCGCGTCGCGCACGCCGGCCTCAGTCCGTCCAGAACGGCCGCACCTCGACCATGCCGAACTTCGCCACCGGGTGCTTGGCGGCGATCTCGACGGCCTCGTCCAGATCGGCGCAGTCGATGATGTCGAAACCGGCCATCTGCTCCTTGGTCTCGGCGTAGGGCCCGTCGGTGAGCAGCTGGGCGCCGTCCCTGACCCGTACGGTCGTGGCGTCCTCGGCGGGGCGGGTCCGGTTGCCGTCGAGCCTCACGCGCCTGCGGGTCATCTCCTCGACCCAGGGGGTCGCGTCCAGCTCCTCGGGCGTGGCGCCCGGGAAACCGTCGGCGGTCTCACTGCAGATCAGCAGCAGGTACTTCATGGCACATCTCCTCAGTCCGTTCCTCGCCGGGAGGATCTTTCCCGGTCACCCCTACGACGATCAGCTTCCGCCCGGATGTACACCCCGCAGCGGATCCGCCGGAATTTCTCCCGGCGTGCGCCGGCCGCCGGCCGTACCCCGCAGCCGCGGCGCCGCGACCTCGCCCGCCGCACCGCGGTCCCGGCGCCGCTACCTCGCCCACGGCCGGTGGGACCGGAGCTGCGTGCCGAGCGCGGCGGCGACGCCGGCCAGTACCGCGCCTGCCACCGGCAGCGGCAGCTCGCGGCCGGCGTGCACGACCAGCGCCGCGCCCGCCAGCGCGCCGAGGAACAGTGACCCCGCCGACAGCAGCCGGCTGCCCGCCTTGGCGTCGGTGCCCCCGGCCAGACGCCCCTCGGAGGCCATCGCGGTGAGCGTGCCGGTCATCACGGTGGTGGTCAGATCGGATACGCCGAGCCGCCGCACCACCGCGTTCTGCGCGCCCATGGCCAGGGCGAGGAGCACGATCAGCGTCATCCGCACCCCGCCGCGCGCCGGCAGGTCCGCGGTGGCGGCCAGCGCCCACGCCGCGGCGACCAGCGCCGTCTGCCCGACGGTGACGGCCAGCAGCAGCCGGCCGCGGCGCCCCGGCAGGGCGTGGGCGAGGCGTCCGCCGGCCACCGCCCCGACGAGGAACGCGGCCAGCGACATCACCGACGCCGGGACCGAGAATCCGCTCGCGCCGGCGAGCGAGAAGCCCATGAAGACCACGTTCCCGGTCATGTTGGCGACGAAGACCCGGCCGAGCACCAGGTAGCTGAAGGCGTCGACCAGCCCGGTCACCAGCGTCAGCGCCAGCAGCAGCGGCGGCAGCGGGCCGTGCGGGCCCGCCAGGTCGGGGACGAGTGTGTCGCGGGCTTCGCGGAGCGCGGGGTGCACGGCGGACGACCTCCGGTGGGCGTACCCGCGGGCGTACGGGACAGATGTACAGGCCGAGGGACGGCGGGACTGACGCACCATCGTGCCTGGCCCGGTGGGCCAGACGCGGCAGCCGCGCGAGGAACGCCGACCGATGTGAAACTGCGAGATGGAGGTGATCTTCGATGGCCGGATCGGCGGCCGGTCCCGCTGCGGGGGCCGGCGACACCATCACCACGGACGTACCCGCACGGCTCGACCGACTGCCGTGGTCGCGATGGCACTGGATGATCGTGATCGGGCTCGGCACGGTGTGGATCCTCGACGGTCTGGAAGTGACGACCGTCGGCAACATCGCCGGGCGGATCGCCGAGGACGGCAGCGGTCTTGCCGTGTCCGCCGCCCAGATCACCGGCATCGCCGCCGCGCTCTACGTGGCGGGCGCCTGTGCGGGCGCGCTGTTCTTCGGGTGGCTGACCGACCGCTTCGGCCGCAAGAAGCTCTTCATGATCACCCTCGCGGTGTATCTGAGCGCCACCGCGATGACCGCGCTGTCCTTCCAGCCGTGGTGGTTCTTCACCTTCCGCTTCCTGACCGGCTTCGGTATCGGCGGCGAGTACGCGGCCATCAACTCCGCCATCGACGAGCTGATCCCGTCCCGCTTCCGCGGCCGGGTCGACCTGATCATCAACGGGAGTTACTGGCTGGGCGCGATCGGCGGTTCGCTGCTGTCGATCGTGGCGCTGAACACCGGCATCTTTCCGCAGGACGTCGGCTGGCGGCTCACCTTCGCCCTCGGCGTGGTGCTCGGCCTGGTGATCATGCTGGTCCGCCGCCATGTGCCGGAGAGCCCGCGCTGGCAGTTCATCCACGGCCACGGCGACGAGGCGAAGGAACTCGTCGGCTCGGTGGAGAAGGAGATCGAGGAGCAGCGGCACGAGGAACTGCCCAGCCCGAAGACGAAGATCACCATCCACCAGCGGACCAGCATCGGCTTCGGGATCATCGCCAGGACGGTCTTCACCCGCTACCCCAGGCGCGCGGTGCTGAGCCTGGCGCTCTTCATCGGCCAGGCGTTCCTCTACAACGCCATCACCTTCGGCTTCGGCAACATCCTGACCACCTTCTTCGGCGTGTCGACCGGCAAGACCGGTTACTACTTCGCAGTGATCGCGGCAGGTAACTTCCTCGGCCCGCTGCTGCTGGGCAAGCTGTTCGACACGGTGGGCCGGCGGATCATGATCTCCTCCACCTACCTGCTGTCCGGCCTGCTGCTGTTCGGCACCGCGTGGCTGTTCGACCGCGGCTCGCTGAACGCCACGACGATGACGGCCTGCTGGTGTGCGGTGCTGTTCTTCGCGTCCGCCGGCGCGAGCAGCGCGTATCTGACCGTCTCGGAGATCTTCCCGATGGAGACCCGGGCGATGGCCATCGCGTTCTTCTACGCGATCGGCACCGCCGCGGGCGGTATCAGCGGCCCGCTGGTCTTCGCCGACCTGACCAAGTCGGGCGTGGTCGGCGACACCGTCACCGCCTTCGTCATCGGCGCCTCGCTGATGTGCGCGGCGGGTCTCGTCGCGGCCTTCCTGGCGATCAAGGCGGAGGGCAGGTCGCTGGAGGACATCGCCACCCCGCTGTCCCAGACCTCGGCCGGGGAGTCAGAAGCGGTCCCCAGCACCACCTGAGCTGGGCAGGCGGACGGGCCCGGGCCGGCGGCGCGATGCCGCCGGCCCGGCTTGTCGTGCGCGATCCCTTGTGGGCGCCCTGCGGGCGTGTTAGTTCCACGGCCATTCGAGCCCGTCGAATCAGTTCGACAGTCCGGCGGACGGACCGCCCCGCGGTCCGACGCCCGCGCGCTGGAGTCCGCGCACGGCATCGCCCCGCTGCCGCTGACCATCAACGAGTACCTCTTCTCCCAGCAGCAGAACTCCGCCTACACCGCCTGGTTCCTCGACCGGCTCTCCGCCTCCGGCGTCAGCGCCGCCGCCCACGCGATCTGGTCGGACTGCTGCGGTGCGGGAACCCTGGACTCGCTGCTCGTCGGCGGGCGGCGCACCGGCCAGTGGTGGGCCTACCAGGCCTACGCGCGGCTGAGCGGCCGGCTGCTGGCCACCACCACCGGCGGCGGTGTCGCCGTCGCCGCTGCCACCGACGCCTCCACCCACCAGGTGCTGGCGCTGCTCGGCAACAACTCGGGCCAGGGCGGCACCACCACCGTCACCGTACGGAATCTCTCCGCGGCCTCCTGGCTGGTGCACGGCGGCGCCGTGCACGCCACCGTCCAGCGGATCCCCGACCAGAGCCCGCCGGACTCGCCCGTCACCGTCTTCGACGCGGACGTCACGCCCGACGGCGGCACCCTGCACGTGCCGGTGACCCGCACCAGCGGCTCCGACGCCTACACCGTCACCCTCACCCCGGGCAACGGCAGCACCGGCCCGGTCGACCCGACCGTGGTGGTGGACGGCACCGACACCAGCACCGCGGACGTGGACCACTTCGGTTACGGAGCGAACCGGGGCGTCACCAGCGGCGTCAGCGACATGTACCAGCAGACCGCCAACTGGTCGTACACCGGCGGGGCCGTGGCGACCTTCACCTTCCGCGGCACCCGGATCGCCCTGCACGCGGTGCGCGACACCGACCAGGGCGTCATGTCGCTGTCCGTGGGACGGCGGCTCACCGGTCACCGTCGACAACTACGCGGCCGGCCGCAACGCCTCGGGCGTGGTGTGGACCAGCCCGCAACTGGCCGCGGGACCGCACACGCTGACCATCACCCACACCGGGCAGCGCAACGCCGCGAGCGGCGGCACGAACGTCGCCCTGGACCGGGCGGAGTCACACCGTCCTGACCCCCGCACGGGCGGACGGGCAGCCGGAGGGGGCGGCGGTCAGTCCTGGGTGAGCAGCCCGGAACGCAGCCGGGAGACGATCCGGCTGAGCAGCCGCGACACGTGCATCTGCGAGCAGCCCAGCTCCTCGCCGATCTGCGCCTGGGTCAGCTCCTGGCCGAACCGCAGCCGCAGCAGCAGCCGGTCGCGCTCCGGCAGCTTCTCGATCAGCGGTGCCAGGGTGTGGAAGTCCTCGAAGAGGTCGAGCGCGGGGTCGCATTCGCCGAAGGTCTCGCCGAGGGTGCGGCCCTCGCCGTCGGCGCCGCTGTCGGCGTCGCCGTAGGGGGTGTCGATGGAGCCCGCGGTGTAGCCGTTGGCGGCGACCAGGCCCTCGATGACCTCTTCCTGCGACAGGTCAAGATGCGCGGCCAGTTCGGCGACCGTCGGGTCGCGGTCCAGCCGCAGCGACAGCGTCTCCTTGGCCTTGCTGAGCTCCACCCGCAGCTCCTGCAGGCGCCGCGGCACGTGCACCGCCCAGCTGGTGTCACGGAAGAAGCGCTTCATCTCCCCGACGATGTACGGCACCGCGAAGGTGGTGAACTCCGTCTCGCGGGACAGGTCGAAGCGGTCGATCGCCTTGATCAGGCCGATCGTGCCGACCTGCACGATCTCCTCGTGGTCGGTGGCGGGCCGGTTGCGGTAGCGACCCGCCGCGAAGTGCACCAGCGACAGGTTCATCTCGATCAGCGTGTTGCGCGCGTAACTGTAGGCGGCGGTGCCCTCCTCCAGTTCCTGCAGACGGTCGAAGAACAGCCTCGACAGCGTCCGCGCGTCCTGCGGCGCCACGGCCGTCGCGTCGTCGATCAACGGCAGCCCGCCGGTAGCCGCTTCCGGTCCGCTCGGCCACCGTACGTCCTGCGTCGCCAGGGGCGCCGCGGTCGCCGACTTGTCCGTGCCTTCCGACTGCTCAACCATTGCGGTCACGTCATCGCCTCGCACTCATACGACTGGTGGGTCGACGCCTTCCCCGGTCCTGGAGACCTATGCCTCCTTGATACCGGCCAACTTTCCCGGCAGCCAGCGCAGCTGCTCGGCCTGCTGGTGCGGGCCGCCGCCCTCGTGGCCGTTGAAGTCGTAGACCTCGATCTGCTTGTCCTGGCCGGCATAGGCGTTGAAGGCGGCGAAGACGGTGGAGGGCGGGCAGGTCTGGTCCTCCAGGGCGGTGGAGAACAGCGCGGGCGCCCGGCCCCGGGCGGCGAAGTGCACCCCGTCGAAGTAGGCCAGGGTCTCCAGCACCCGCGCCTTGCGGTCGCGGTGCGCCGACAGATACGTGCCGACCTCGCGGTAGGGAAGGTTGTCGGTGAGGGTGACCGCCCGCGGGAAGTCGCACAGGAACGGCACGTCGGGGGCGATCGCCGCCAGGTCGGGCACCAGGCCGCCGACCGCGAGCGTGATGCCGCCGCCCTGGCTGACGCCCGCCGCCACCGTCCGTGACGCGTCGGCCAGCGGGTGCGAGCGGGCCGCCGCCACCGCGCGCACCGCGTCGGTGTAGACCCGGCGGTAGTAGAAGTCGTAAGGGTCGTCGACACCGCGGGTCAGGTAGCCGGAGACGGCCGGGCCGCTGCCGACCGGGTCGTCGGTGTCACCGGTCGACCAGGCGCTGCCCTGGCCGCGGGTGTCCATCACGAAGTGCGCGTAACCGGCAGACGCCCACAGCAGATGGGTGTGCGGCAGGCCGCGGCCGCCGCCGTAACCGATGAACTCCACCACCACCGGAAGCGGTTCCGTCGCGCCGGCGGGCACCGTGAACCAGCCCCTGACCGGGTGGCCGCCGTAGCCGGCGAAGGTCACGTCGTAGCTGTCCACGGTCGTCAGCCCGGTGGGCACCCGCTCGAAGCGGGCGTCGAGGTCGTACTGCCGCGCCTGGCCGAGGGTGTCGGTCCAGAACTGGTCGAAGTCCGCGGGCTCCACCGAACTGCTGCGACGGTCACGGAGCTGGTCGAGCGGCAGGTCGAAGAGAGCCATGCGGAGTCCTTCGCGGTCGGGCGGTGGTCGATCACTGACACCGTACGTCGTGCCGGGTCCCGCACAGAAACACCAGCTCAACCGGCTGGGCACCCCGCCGGCGCGGAACGGGACGGCCGGGCGGCTCCCGCGCAGGAGACGCCCGGCCGTCCATGGTGGTGTGCCGTGCGAAGAACGGGGGACGGCCGGCGCTCAGCGCTTGCCGTCGCCGTTGCCGGCAGGCCGGCCTCGGCCCGGGTCGGTCGTGCAGCCGCCCTTGCGGCAGTTCACGTCGGGGCAGGACATGGTGGTCACCTCTTCTCTGCGAGGTTGGTTTCTCTGCGAGGTCGTCGCTGCGACCGCGAGGCCGCCGGACACACGGTGAGGTCGGCGGGCACGCAGTCGAACAGCAGCTTGTCGACCCGCCTGCCGTGCCACAGGGCGGCCTGGCGCAACCGCCCGGCAGTCCGGAAACCGGCGGTGAGATAGGCGTTGACCGCGGCCGAGTGAGGTGCGGGCACCTCCAGCCACACCGAGCTCAGCGAGGCGATCGTGAACGCCCACTCGAGGGTCAGTGCGGTGGCCTCGGCGGCGAATCCCCGGCCGCGCTGCTCCGGGGCGATCACCAGGGTGAATTCGGCGCTGTTGACGGACTGGTCGACACTGAGTGCGGTACTGCCCACCGGGGTCCCGCCCGGCGCGGTGATCACTTCGAAGAGCTGGTAGTGAGCCGACGTGTGGCTGGTGCGGAAACGCGCGCGGAAGACCTCCCAGGACACCGGCCAGCGGGCACCGAAGC from Streptomyces sp. NBC_01198 includes these protein-coding regions:
- a CDS encoding MFS transporter, coding for MAGSAAGPAAGAGDTITTDVPARLDRLPWSRWHWMIVIGLGTVWILDGLEVTTVGNIAGRIAEDGSGLAVSAAQITGIAAALYVAGACAGALFFGWLTDRFGRKKLFMITLAVYLSATAMTALSFQPWWFFTFRFLTGFGIGGEYAAINSAIDELIPSRFRGRVDLIINGSYWLGAIGGSLLSIVALNTGIFPQDVGWRLTFALGVVLGLVIMLVRRHVPESPRWQFIHGHGDEAKELVGSVEKEIEEQRHEELPSPKTKITIHQRTSIGFGIIARTVFTRYPRRAVLSLALFIGQAFLYNAITFGFGNILTTFFGVSTGKTGYYFAVIAAGNFLGPLLLGKLFDTVGRRIMISSTYLLSGLLLFGTAWLFDRGSLNATTMTACWCAVLFFASAGASSAYLTVSEIFPMETRAMAIAFFYAIGTAAGGISGPLVFADLTKSGVVGDTVTAFVIGASLMCAAGLVAAFLAIKAEGRSLEDIATPLSQTSAGESEAVPSTT
- a CDS encoding SigB/SigF/SigG family RNA polymerase sigma factor, whose product is MTAMVEQSEGTDKSATAAPLATQDVRWPSGPEAATGGLPLIDDATAVAPQDARTLSRLFFDRLQELEEGTAAYSYARNTLIEMNLSLVHFAAGRYRNRPATDHEEIVQVGTIGLIKAIDRFDLSRETEFTTFAVPYIVGEMKRFFRDTSWAVHVPRRLQELRVELSKAKETLSLRLDRDPTVAELAAHLDLSQEEVIEGLVAANGYTAGSIDTPYGDADSGADGEGRTLGETFGECDPALDLFEDFHTLAPLIEKLPERDRLLLRLRFGQELTQAQIGEELGCSQMHVSRLLSRIVSRLRSGLLTQD
- a CDS encoding acetylxylan esterase; amino-acid sequence: MALFDLPLDQLRDRRSSSVEPADFDQFWTDTLGQARQYDLDARFERVPTGLTTVDSYDVTFAGYGGHPVRGWFTVPAGATEPLPVVVEFIGYGGGRGLPHTHLLWASAGYAHFVMDTRGQGSAWSTGDTDDPVGSGPAVSGYLTRGVDDPYDFYYRRVYTDAVRAVAAARSHPLADASRTVAAGVSQGGGITLAVGGLVPDLAAIAPDVPFLCDFPRAVTLTDNLPYREVGTYLSAHRDRKARVLETLAYFDGVHFAARGRAPALFSTALEDQTCPPSTVFAAFNAYAGQDKQIEVYDFNGHEGGGPHQQAEQLRWLPGKLAGIKEA
- a CDS encoding GNAT family N-acetyltransferase translates to MTNTPPTAPVPLRAGTRLALALAREEMMQEYHRWETDPATVVGFGARWPVSWEVFRARFRTSHTSAHYQLFEVITAPGGTPVGSTALSVDQSVNSAEFTLVIAPEQRGRGFAAEATALTLEWAFTIASLSSVWLEVPAPHSAAVNAYLTAGFRTAGRLRQAALWHGRRVDKLLFDCVPADLTVCPAASRSQRRPRRETNLAEKR